The following are from one region of the Chitinispirillales bacterium ANBcel5 genome:
- a CDS encoding FAD-dependent monooxygenase yields MATLLQKSIKPNSPDALLFSDLLNAAQKNNSSTIRTVDVAVVGGGIAGAAVGYFLALKGIENVVFDKMDKEHNLNPNLSFQNSSIPSALTKLGVQSGEETSTQVLSPGGKALLLKQQITALQSANSPANEFLLQKAQKAGSFCVRQTVLNLTQERGGWIVKTEKGEIRCRIVIGADGVHSLVRNSVSKPISDQHLSLGTGFYVNSDRKMKQSIQFLKERSEVLKITSDKNKLRIGLFGPCATSRGRKSRLETIVKERFGFHKFHSPWTSFLPGATSPSFFDLPCAGKNWLLLGAAAGHVHPLSAEGAVFALHSAELASQALKCGDPRIFDSLWRESFEYQLKSAAKLKRLFHTPWISNPLLRTATFSSQASQLISSLVVPSFRVSQREKYAAIN; encoded by the coding sequence GATGTTGCTGTGGTGGGTGGTGGGATAGCAGGTGCAGCAGTTGGTTATTTTCTGGCCCTTAAGGGAATAGAAAATGTAGTGTTTGACAAAATGGACAAAGAGCACAATTTAAACCCCAATTTATCTTTTCAAAATTCCTCTATTCCCTCCGCGCTCACAAAGCTTGGCGTTCAGTCAGGTGAAGAAACGTCGACCCAAGTCCTCTCTCCCGGGGGCAAGGCTCTACTCCTTAAGCAACAAATCACTGCCCTGCAATCAGCAAACAGTCCAGCAAATGAGTTCCTTTTGCAAAAAGCTCAAAAGGCAGGCTCCTTCTGTGTACGACAAACTGTATTAAACCTCACCCAGGAACGTGGGGGGTGGATTGTGAAAACGGAGAAGGGTGAGATTCGTTGTCGTATAGTGATTGGAGCAGATGGAGTGCACAGTCTGGTTAGAAACTCAGTTTCAAAGCCCATCAGTGATCAGCACCTTTCCCTTGGAACGGGGTTTTATGTCAATAGCGATCGGAAAATGAAGCAATCGATACAATTTTTAAAAGAGAGAAGCGAGGTGCTGAAAATCACTTCAGATAAAAACAAATTACGCATCGGCTTATTTGGCCCTTGTGCCACAAGCAGAGGAAGAAAAAGCCGTCTTGAAACGATAGTCAAAGAACGGTTTGGTTTCCATAAATTCCACTCTCCCTGGACTTCATTTCTCCCCGGCGCTACATCTCCCTCCTTTTTTGACCTACCCTGTGCCGGTAAAAATTGGCTTCTGTTAGGTGCTGCAGCGGGACACGTTCATCCGCTCAGTGCAGAAGGAGCGGTATTTGCACTACACTCTGCGGAACTGGCTTCACAGGCGCTAAAGTGCGGTGATCCCAGAATATTTGATTCTCTGTGGAGAGAATCTTTTGAATATCAATTAAAATCAGCCGCTAAACTAAAACGCCTATTCCATACTCCCTGGATCTCAAACCCCCTTTTAAGAACCGCCACTTTCAGCTCTCAGGCGTCTCAGCTGATTAGTTCTCTTGTGGTCCCCTCTTTTAGGGTATCTCAACGAGAAAAGTATGCTGCAATCAACTAA